The following proteins are co-located in the uncultured Acidilobus sp. JCHS genome:
- a CDS encoding putative site-specific integrase-resolvase has product MLAVSGPSERLLRPKEVCQRLGISYPTLARWVREGKIKAIRTAGGKYRVPESEVRRIAEGLPASKEVRAVIYARVSSPGQRGDLEGQVQYLKQYCSSKGYRVVNVLSDIASGLRADRKGLLRLLEYVTNRRVDVVVVAYRDRLTRFGLEYLEYFFRQHGVRVEAVLGEEPKEAHQELVEDLVEVVNSFAGRLYGLRSRRKRMLVEGFKKLLKEVEGHE; this is encoded by the coding sequence GTGTTAGCCGTTTCAGGGCCCTCAGAGAGGCTGCTGAGGCCTAAGGAGGTCTGCCAGAGGCTCGGTATCAGCTACCCAACCTTAGCTAGGTGGGTCAGGGAGGGCAAAATCAAGGCGATCAGGACGGCTGGCGGCAAGTACAGGGTCCCCGAGAGCGAGGTCAGGAGGATAGCCGAGGGCCTTCCCGCCAGTAAGGAGGTCAGGGCGGTCATATATGCCCGCGTAAGCTCCCCAGGCCAGAGGGGCGACCTGGAGGGTCAGGTCCAGTACCTGAAGCAGTACTGCTCCTCCAAGGGCTACAGGGTCGTTAACGTGCTGAGCGATATTGCGAGCGGTCTAAGGGCCGACAGAAAGGGACTGCTGAGGCTCCTCGAATATGTCACCAACAGGCGGGTCGACGTGGTCGTGGTGGCCTACAGAGATAGACTGACGAGGTTCGGCCTCGAGTACCTGGAGTACTTCTTCAGGCAGCACGGGGTTAGGGTTGAGGCGGTCCTTGGCGAGGAGCCCAAGGAGGCCCACCAGGAGCTCGTTGAGGACCTGGTGGAGGTAGTGAACTCCTTCGCCGGGAGGCTCTACGGGCTGAGGAGCCGTAGGAAGAGGATGCTTGTTGAGGGGTTTAAGAAATTGCTGAAGGAGGTTGAGGGGCACGAGTGA